One Verrucomicrobiaceae bacterium genomic window carries:
- a CDS encoding alginate export family protein: protein MKSKAIRPTQHLFSRVSLLGLILSVSVAANADDNEASKLKRGTFYQNPLSYSTTRDPDPPKYARSVSELGIDSLLNVNWLDVGLDYRFRYEYRDDDIRRAQAGLDEPWLHRTRAYIGIKEIADPFRFAAELQDSRRYNSNYARDNRDFNEFEFIRLYGELYFKDLLGHDAIGNPRPLSIRYGIHNFEFLDRRLLGNNQWRNTANTFQGFHASLGQESNDWQLDLLAVQPLSRSKYDWDRPVEQQWLYGAIGHWRKWSDIITLEPFYLALNQSAYAGVAERFVHSPGLRGYGIVGSSGFDYDFSFIYQFGRNGSRDVRAYAGNIEVGYTWATNPWKPRFSLFYGYASGDRDPNDNQDNRFERFFGFGRPWSANDYVVYENISAPKARVEFKPRHNLRVDFGYSLFWLASDKDRFANANNARDVTGRSGGFVGQELDIRARYAWSPKTEITVGYAYFKAGDFIQNRVRSGDTDFAYFEFSHRFF, encoded by the coding sequence ATGAAATCCAAAGCAATCCGACCCACCCAACACCTTTTCTCCCGAGTCTCGCTCCTCGGCTTGATCCTCTCCGTCTCCGTCGCAGCCAATGCCGACGACAACGAAGCATCCAAGCTAAAGCGAGGCACCTTTTATCAAAACCCGCTCAGCTACAGCACCACGCGTGATCCTGATCCGCCGAAGTATGCGCGCAGTGTCAGCGAGCTCGGCATCGACTCGCTGCTGAATGTGAATTGGCTCGATGTGGGCCTCGATTACCGCTTCCGCTACGAATACCGCGATGACGACATCCGCCGGGCGCAGGCGGGCCTCGATGAGCCGTGGCTGCACCGCACGCGGGCCTACATCGGCATCAAAGAGATCGCTGATCCCTTCCGCTTCGCGGCGGAGCTTCAGGACTCGCGTCGCTACAACTCAAACTACGCCCGCGATAACCGCGACTTCAATGAATTCGAGTTCATCCGCCTCTACGGCGAGCTGTACTTCAAGGATCTGCTCGGCCACGATGCCATCGGCAATCCGCGACCGCTCAGCATCCGCTACGGCATTCATAACTTCGAGTTCCTCGACCGCCGTCTGCTCGGCAACAACCAGTGGCGCAACACTGCGAACACCTTCCAGGGCTTTCACGCCAGCCTCGGGCAGGAAAGCAATGACTGGCAGCTCGATCTGCTCGCCGTGCAGCCGCTGAGCCGCTCGAAGTATGATTGGGATCGCCCTGTGGAGCAGCAGTGGCTTTACGGGGCCATCGGCCACTGGCGAAAGTGGTCAGACATCATCACGCTGGAGCCGTTTTACCTCGCCTTGAATCAATCCGCCTATGCAGGCGTGGCTGAGCGGTTCGTCCATTCGCCTGGCTTGCGCGGCTACGGCATCGTCGGCAGCAGCGGCTTCGATTACGACTTCAGTTTCATCTACCAGTTTGGTCGAAATGGATCGCGAGATGTGCGTGCGTATGCCGGAAACATCGAAGTCGGCTACACCTGGGCCACGAACCCGTGGAAGCCGCGTTTCAGCCTCTTCTACGGCTACGCCAGCGGTGATCGCGATCCGAACGACAACCAGGACAACCGCTTCGAGCGCTTCTTCGGCTTCGGTCGTCCGTGGTCCGCCAATGACTACGTCGTTTATGAAAACATCAGCGCACCGAAGGCTCGTGTGGAGTTCAAACCACGTCACAACCTGCGCGTCGATTTCGGCTACAGCCTCTTTTGGCTCGCCAGTGACAAGGACCGCTTCGCCAACGCCAACAACGCCCGCGACGTGACCGGCCGCAGCGGCGGCTTCGTCGGACAAGAGCTCGACATCCGCGCTCGCTACGCCTGGAGCCCCAAGACCGAGATCACCGTCGGCTACGCCTACTTCAAAGCCGGTGACTTCATCCAAAACCGCGTCC
- a CDS encoding DUF21 domain-containing protein, whose amino-acid sequence MLILFLLVVLTVLGVSFLCSLMEAVLLSLNPLSLKLQEKKGSAVSGRWLRLKNNIERPVSAILIFNTLASTGLATLAGALSTDVFGGEWLWLFSVIISVLVLLGGEMAPKIIGVHHAEKLAPRLIGPLTWMLRLCHPLVLLMEKFCQRLKRSANEGRTQSDHIMDIITLVQAAKAEQLIHNREEIIIIHAATLSARRVKSAMVPREAVKVFDMRLSLLENVQAAGEKLHRSYPVSPDGTLERVTGYIRVRELFVQNLTTPESADWTHLIRPALRIDGKASLTQLLALFLDKQEVAVLVDAPDNSILGWITMDDVMKVLMGARV is encoded by the coding sequence ATGCTCATACTTTTTTTACTCGTCGTTCTAACAGTCCTGGGCGTCTCGTTTCTTTGTTCCTTGATGGAGGCGGTACTGCTCAGCCTGAACCCGCTTTCGCTCAAGTTGCAGGAGAAAAAGGGCAGCGCGGTGTCTGGGCGCTGGCTTCGGCTCAAAAACAACATCGAGCGCCCGGTTTCGGCCATTCTCATTTTCAACACGCTGGCCAGCACCGGCCTTGCCACACTTGCAGGGGCCCTTTCCACCGATGTGTTTGGTGGCGAATGGCTTTGGCTGTTTTCCGTGATCATCAGCGTCTTGGTGCTCTTGGGCGGCGAAATGGCCCCGAAGATCATCGGCGTCCATCACGCTGAAAAACTCGCTCCACGGCTCATCGGACCGCTCACCTGGATGCTGCGGCTCTGCCATCCACTCGTGCTGCTGATGGAAAAATTCTGCCAGCGCCTCAAACGCAGCGCGAACGAAGGCCGCACGCAGAGTGACCACATCATGGACATCATCACGCTCGTCCAGGCCGCGAAAGCCGAGCAGCTCATTCATAATCGCGAGGAAATCATCATCATCCACGCCGCGACACTCAGCGCACGCCGCGTGAAGTCCGCCATGGTGCCGCGTGAGGCCGTGAAGGTCTTCGACATGCGTCTCTCGCTGCTGGAAAACGTTCAGGCCGCTGGCGAGAAACTCCACCGCAGTTATCCCGTCAGCCCAGACGGCACTTTGGAGCGAGTCACCGGTTACATCCGCGTTCGCGAGCTCTTTGTGCAGAACCTCACCACGCCCGAGTCCGCCGACTGGACACATCTCATTCGCCCCGCGCTACGCATTGATGGCAAAGCCTCGCTCACCCAGCTTCTCGCCCTCTTCCTCGACAAGCAAGAGGTCGCGGTGCTCGTGGATGCGCCGGACAACTCGATCCTCGGCTGGATCACCATGGACGATGTGATGAAGGTGCTCATGGGAGCGCGAGTTTGA
- a CDS encoding serine acetyltransferase has translation MSSRKPQNPALALADWHIPELLASYERFGGFNENSSSNLPSKGAVNDICRDLLQLLFPGFHDLDAIPDGTLAQLTVERMLSVVRRLQEQVRKAVRIGNPDKPTGKTVPIMKKFVKAIPAVRELLKHDVEAALAGDPSVRMQEEIILSFPFVEAIAIQRLAHRLYKEGAPIIPRMMTEWAHARTGIDIHPGASIGTHFFIDHGTGVVIGETCKIGNNVKLYHGVTLGARSFAKDDSGQIVRGTKRHPDVEDNVTIYPNSTILGGETVLGEGSTIGANVTLMHSVPPNSLVVTKEAGIHILDKNAKKTKKEVGEFSI, from the coding sequence ATGTCCTCCCGCAAACCGCAGAATCCGGCCCTCGCCCTCGCTGACTGGCACATTCCCGAGCTTCTCGCGTCCTACGAGCGATTTGGCGGCTTCAATGAGAACAGCTCCAGCAATCTCCCCTCCAAAGGCGCGGTCAATGACATCTGCCGCGATCTGCTTCAGCTCCTCTTTCCCGGCTTTCACGACCTCGATGCCATCCCGGACGGCACGCTCGCGCAGTTGACCGTCGAGCGCATGCTCTCCGTCGTCCGCCGTTTGCAGGAGCAGGTGCGCAAAGCCGTCCGCATCGGCAATCCCGACAAACCCACCGGCAAGACCGTGCCCATCATGAAAAAATTCGTGAAGGCCATACCCGCCGTCCGCGAACTGCTCAAGCATGATGTCGAGGCTGCCCTGGCTGGTGATCCAAGTGTGCGCATGCAGGAGGAAATCATCCTGTCCTTTCCCTTTGTCGAGGCCATCGCCATCCAGCGCCTGGCCCACCGCCTTTACAAAGAAGGAGCGCCCATCATCCCGCGCATGATGACCGAGTGGGCGCATGCCCGCACCGGCATCGACATCCATCCCGGAGCCAGCATCGGCACCCACTTCTTCATCGACCACGGCACTGGCGTCGTCATTGGTGAGACCTGCAAGATCGGCAACAACGTGAAGCTCTACCACGGCGTCACCCTCGGTGCCCGCAGCTTCGCCAAAGACGACAGCGGCCAGATTGTGCGCGGCACCAAGCGGCACCCGGATGTGGAAGACAACGTCACCATCTACCCGAACTCCACCATCCTCGGCGGAGAGACGGTGCTTGGCGAAGGCAGCACCATCGGCGCGAACGTCACCCTCATGCACAGCGTTCCGCCGAACTCCCTCGTCGTCACCAAAGAGGCCGGTATCCACATCCTCGACAAAAACGCCAAGAAGACCAAGAAGGAAGTCGGCGAGTTCAGCATTTGA
- a CDS encoding rhodanese-like domain-containing protein, with protein MATITATELHELLQDNAAQNVIDVRTPVEFAEVHVAAAKSVPLDSLDPDHLHEHHRLSLEKPVYILCRSGQRATKAADQLAKAGFPNSVVVEGGTLAWIEAGLPVTRGKTKVISLERQVRIVAGFIVLSGVLLSQFVNPAFFWLSGFIGAGLIFAGISDWCGMGLLLAKAPWNQKA; from the coding sequence ATGGCCACGATCACCGCCACCGAGCTGCACGAACTCTTGCAGGACAATGCCGCCCAAAACGTCATCGATGTGCGCACGCCCGTCGAGTTCGCCGAGGTCCACGTCGCTGCGGCGAAGAGCGTGCCGCTCGACTCGCTCGATCCCGATCATCTGCACGAGCATCATCGGCTCAGCCTCGAAAAACCCGTGTACATCCTCTGCCGCAGCGGTCAGCGAGCCACCAAGGCTGCCGACCAGCTCGCCAAGGCCGGCTTTCCAAACTCCGTCGTCGTCGAGGGCGGCACGCTCGCGTGGATCGAGGCCGGACTGCCCGTGACCCGTGGCAAAACGAAGGTCATCAGCCTGGAGCGCCAGGTGCGCATCGTCGCGGGCTTCATCGTGCTCAGCGGCGTGCTGCTCTCGCAGTTCGTGAATCCCGCCTTTTTCTGGCTCAGCGGCTTCATCGGTGCCGGTCTCATCTTTGCCGGCATCAGTGACTGGTGCGGCATGGGCCTCCTGCTCGCCAAAGCACCGTGGAATCAAAAAGCCTAG
- a CDS encoding cysteine desulfurase codes for MFSKTIEAKPARPLLVSSAPVEPLLPAWLPGSLPSSDTGYYFLEHVANAGASSEALTAFDVEGVRRDFPALHQRVNGHPLIYLDNAATTHKPQAVLDATSQFYGRDNSNIHRAAHVLAERSTKLFEAGREKVRQFLGAADAKEIVFVRGTTEGINLVANSYGRRHVSPGDEILLTQLEHHANIVPWQLLAEQTGAVIRVAPINDRGELILEEFAKLLSEKTKIVSVTHVSNALGTVNPVEQIIPLAHAVGAVVLVDGAQSTPHLPVNVSALDADFYVFSGHKIFGPTGIGALYGKKHLLDAMPPWQGGGHMIQDVTFEKTIYRPAPEKFEAGTPDIAGVVGLGAAIDYLFRVGIPAIAAYEHTLLEYATHALSTVPGLRPIGTAANKASVLSFIIPGVSNEAIAHHLDKQGIAVRAGHHCALPAQRHFGQDTTVRPSLAFYNTFAEVDAFVAALHSLPKR; via the coding sequence TTGTTCTCGAAAACCATCGAGGCAAAGCCCGCCCGGCCGCTGCTGGTTTCCTCCGCGCCAGTCGAGCCGTTGCTGCCCGCGTGGTTGCCGGGTTCGCTGCCGAGTAGTGACACGGGCTACTACTTCTTGGAGCATGTCGCGAATGCCGGAGCTTCATCAGAGGCGCTCACCGCCTTCGATGTCGAAGGCGTCCGTCGTGACTTTCCCGCGCTGCACCAGCGGGTGAACGGTCATCCGCTCATCTACCTCGACAATGCCGCCACCACGCACAAGCCGCAGGCCGTGCTGGATGCCACCTCGCAGTTCTACGGCCGCGACAACTCCAACATCCACCGCGCCGCCCATGTGCTCGCAGAGCGCTCCACGAAGCTCTTCGAGGCAGGTCGCGAAAAGGTGCGCCAGTTCCTCGGCGCAGCCGATGCGAAGGAGATTGTCTTTGTCCGTGGCACCACGGAGGGCATCAATCTCGTCGCGAATAGCTACGGCCGCCGTCACGTCAGCCCGGGCGATGAAATCCTGCTCACACAGCTCGAACACCACGCGAACATCGTGCCCTGGCAGCTCCTCGCCGAGCAAACCGGAGCCGTCATCCGCGTCGCGCCGATCAATGACCGTGGCGAACTCATCCTCGAAGAGTTCGCAAAGCTCCTCAGCGAGAAAACCAAGATCGTCAGCGTCACGCATGTCTCGAATGCACTCGGCACCGTCAATCCCGTCGAGCAGATCATCCCGCTGGCGCATGCCGTCGGCGCGGTCGTGCTCGTCGATGGTGCACAGTCCACACCGCATCTGCCGGTCAATGTTTCCGCGCTCGACGCCGACTTCTACGTCTTCAGCGGGCACAAGATCTTCGGCCCCACCGGCATCGGAGCCCTTTATGGCAAAAAACACCTGCTCGATGCCATGCCACCCTGGCAGGGCGGGGGACACATGATTCAGGACGTCACCTTTGAGAAGACCATCTACCGTCCTGCACCGGAGAAATTCGAGGCAGGCACGCCGGACATCGCTGGCGTCGTCGGACTCGGTGCCGCGATTGATTACCTCTTCCGCGTCGGCATTCCCGCCATCGCCGCGTATGAGCACACCCTGCTGGAGTATGCCACCCATGCCTTGAGCACCGTCCCAGGGCTTCGTCCCATTGGCACCGCGGCCAATAAAGCCAGCGTGCTCTCCTTTATCATCCCAGGCGTGTCGAACGAGGCCATCGCGCATCATCTCGACAAGCAGGGCATCGCCGTCCGTGCCGGACACCACTGCGCCTTGCCCGCGCAGCGTCATTTCGGCCAGGACACCACCGTGCGGCCCTCGCTGGCCTTCTACAACACCTTCGCGGAGGTCGATGCCTTTGTCGCCGCACTGCACTCACTCCCGAAACGCTGA
- a CDS encoding helix-turn-helix domain-containing protein, with amino-acid sequence METLYFTGLSYEQTLLATIVSENSKIDPKVRQRAKSLLLLDDGATADEVCRSLSISPRRLAELIHRFRTGGLCEALLGWQVSQASRVWLTLTPSSPPQVQLQPISRIKKRVIDTPSPAATSKATVIAAPLSSTRQACCGKTDVHQADPHHQGGPPHVTSHA; translated from the coding sequence ATGGAAACTCTCTACTTCACCGGCCTCTCGTATGAGCAGACTCTTCTGGCAACCATCGTCAGTGAAAACTCCAAGATTGACCCGAAGGTGCGCCAAAGGGCAAAGAGCCTGCTGTTGCTCGATGATGGTGCCACCGCAGATGAAGTCTGCCGCAGCCTTTCCATTAGTCCGCGCCGCCTGGCAGAGTTGATCCATCGTTTTCGCACAGGTGGGCTGTGCGAAGCACTGCTCGGCTGGCAAGTATCCCAGGCCAGCCGCGTGTGGCTCACACTCACCCCCTCATCACCACCTCAGGTTCAGCTTCAGCCGATAAGCAGGATTAAAAAACGTGTTATTGACACTCCCTCGCCAGCCGCTACCTCCAAGGCAACAGTCATCGCAGCTCCGCTGAGTTCAACAAGACAGGCCTGCTGCGGCAAAACAGACGTTCATCAGGCCGACCCGCACCATCAAGGAGGCCCGCCACATGTCACTTCGCATGCCTAA
- a CDS encoding autotransporter-associated beta strand repeat-containing protein, translated as MQKTSPKPLQHLFLVLTLALLAIHTQAQSLYWDTNDSTIGSGGPTPNGIWDLSALRWNNAAGGTSSAAWTNSGLEAALFAAGSDATGTYSVTLGAGTALKLSALTLNNGTLTLTPQSGTDGLDFGAVNAALNVAGGSTLSISSFINGSAGLTKTGTGIALLSGSVLPTGAYAVQGGDLQLADGVTANATTLTLGAGAGVTSTLTLGTGTNFNLGGNVSFSATNTPLAGLIQGGTLNLNGTRTVTTQNITADPDLTIQSVIADGSTSSGLTKAGGGSLLLSGNNSYTGITTNNGGTLHVQGNNASIAASSALVTNAATITNIGAAADTVAVNRLGDSAAITLDGGNVGGATLNYTGADFASQAVHAETAGALTVSGNHRSFLTLTPGSGDEATLTFASLARLENATALVRGTALGSAAGTAGSSRVFFTSAPTFTGGIVPWLLVDASATGNGTGFATYDATNGLRLLTAGEYTAPASAATGSNVLKSTAGNINVNSSVDVNSWTSANTGTTTLGSGVTLGLQSGALLFSTTSTLTGGTLAFANGSEGIIHLASGAAVTATVNSVITGSNGLTFSGTGAGNKILVLGGSNTFTGDVRIYAGILQLGNANALNGNALQIQSGGTLRLNGNSISTTGLNGAGALTNNSATTASTLTVNGGGTFTGTINNGAAAALALTKAGSATLTLQANNAFTGATTIQTGTVQLGNGNNGGRLSGTTSITVRQGAKLQLTNTNGTNVLTDRVNDAATITLSGGTFEFNNSGAANTDYSEAAGAVTLAAGASQITADQATTGRTSTLTFTSVTRNTGGSVNFTGGASGLGASTRNRLDIGGLTDGFIGGWATVGSEFAKYTTDIDTVTAGNQGSVSAFTAADYSTLTEADWTGSLYVKPAADQTLTSSRTAASANLGLGIDLTLGTNTLTLASGGLIKQGGAVGNNNAANRSTISGGTLTAGTTAGAELFVRVTGANLNLTSAIADNVGGSVNLVKSGAGLLILGGTNTYTGKTYLNEGTIQANNIARFGTGAGRELVFNGGTLQFSGSFDPSAITTTFNGNATFDTQANSVTLANPVGNGGSGSVIKGGTGTLIFTAANNYSGTTTVNAGTLTVGSGGDGTSATQAGTIGRTGSGVTTLNATSVITGSGFIQGGLTFNGGTLRPGDAAGSSLGTLWVGGDATFTSGSLDLQISTATLNVTALANREDPGYAAALAALIGNSSLANPIALTQHDHLDVAGAFDWGTGAGLSTVLNNGYTPTAGDVFNLLDWTRVLNADQVNAGIGFRTGSETGSDLALFDLGGSFLWDTSLWASHGLLVITAPEPSRALLLLCGLFSALLRRRRPL; from the coding sequence ATGCAAAAAACATCCCCAAAACCTCTACAACACCTCTTTCTCGTCCTCACGCTGGCTCTGCTGGCGATTCACACTCAAGCCCAGTCCCTCTATTGGGACACGAATGACAGCACGATAGGCTCCGGTGGGCCCACGCCAAACGGCATCTGGGATTTGTCGGCCCTCCGCTGGAATAATGCCGCTGGGGGCACCAGCTCAGCTGCCTGGACAAACTCAGGCCTGGAAGCAGCGCTCTTTGCTGCCGGAAGCGATGCGACGGGCACATACAGCGTCACCCTCGGCGCTGGAACGGCGCTGAAGCTTTCCGCGCTGACTCTGAACAATGGAACTCTGACGCTCACACCACAAAGCGGCACGGACGGTCTCGATTTCGGCGCGGTGAACGCGGCGCTGAATGTGGCGGGCGGTTCCACGCTCTCCATCAGCTCCTTCATCAATGGTAGCGCGGGCCTGACGAAGACGGGAACAGGTATCGCGCTGCTTTCTGGCTCCGTTTTGCCGACGGGGGCTTACGCCGTGCAAGGCGGTGATTTGCAGCTCGCGGATGGTGTGACGGCGAATGCGACTACGTTGACACTAGGCGCGGGCGCAGGCGTGACCTCCACGCTTACACTCGGCACCGGAACGAACTTCAATCTCGGCGGCAACGTCAGCTTTTCCGCCACGAACACACCGCTGGCCGGTTTGATCCAAGGCGGCACGCTGAACCTCAATGGCACACGCACGGTGACGACGCAGAACATTACCGCTGATCCCGATCTCACGATCCAGTCCGTCATCGCGGATGGCAGCACGTCTTCCGGCCTTACAAAGGCTGGTGGTGGGAGTTTGCTACTCAGCGGCAATAACTCCTACACCGGCATCACCACGAACAATGGCGGCACGCTGCATGTGCAGGGAAATAATGCCAGCATCGCCGCCAGCAGTGCCCTGGTGACGAATGCGGCCACCATCACCAACATTGGCGCGGCGGCAGATACCGTGGCCGTGAACCGTCTGGGCGATTCGGCGGCAATCACGCTCGATGGAGGCAATGTCGGCGGTGCGACGCTGAACTACACCGGCGCTGATTTTGCTTCGCAAGCCGTGCATGCCGAAACAGCCGGTGCGCTGACCGTTTCGGGCAATCATCGCAGCTTCCTCACTCTCACACCCGGCAGCGGCGATGAGGCGACGCTCACGTTTGCCTCGCTGGCACGTCTGGAGAATGCCACGGCGCTCGTGCGCGGCACCGCGCTGGGTTCGGCGGCGGGCACGGCGGGCTCTTCGCGTGTGTTTTTCACCTCAGCACCCACTTTTACCGGCGGCATCGTGCCGTGGCTGCTGGTGGATGCCTCCGCCACTGGCAATGGAACGGGTTTTGCGACTTACGATGCCACGAACGGACTCCGCCTCCTCACCGCAGGTGAATACACCGCTCCGGCGAGCGCTGCGACCGGCTCAAACGTGCTCAAATCGACCGCGGGCAACATCAACGTGAACAGCAGCGTCGATGTGAACTCTTGGACCAGCGCCAACACCGGCACGACAACCTTAGGCTCGGGGGTGACACTCGGACTGCAAAGCGGTGCCTTGCTTTTCAGCACCACGAGCACGCTCACGGGTGGCACGCTGGCGTTTGCCAATGGCAGCGAGGGCATCATCCACCTCGCCAGCGGCGCAGCAGTGACGGCGACGGTCAACAGCGTCATCACCGGCTCCAATGGTCTCACCTTCAGCGGCACAGGAGCGGGGAATAAAATCCTCGTGCTCGGCGGCAGCAACACCTTCACCGGCGATGTGCGCATCTACGCGGGCATTTTGCAGCTCGGAAATGCGAACGCGCTGAATGGCAATGCACTGCAAATCCAAAGCGGCGGCACGCTGCGTCTCAATGGTAACAGCATCAGCACCACGGGCCTGAATGGCGCGGGGGCACTGACGAACAACAGCGCCACTACCGCCTCCACGCTCACGGTGAACGGCGGCGGCACCTTCACCGGCACGATCAACAACGGCGCGGCGGCCGCGCTGGCTCTGACGAAGGCTGGCAGTGCCACGCTGACCTTGCAGGCGAATAACGCCTTCACCGGAGCCACCACCATCCAGACGGGCACCGTCCAGCTCGGCAATGGCAACAACGGCGGTCGTCTCAGCGGCACCACCAGCATCACCGTGAGGCAGGGAGCCAAGCTCCAGCTTACCAACACCAACGGCACCAACGTGCTGACCGACCGCGTGAACGACGCCGCCACCATCACGCTGAGCGGCGGCACCTTTGAATTCAACAACAGCGGCGCTGCCAACACGGACTACAGCGAGGCCGCAGGGGCGGTCACGTTGGCCGCAGGCGCGAGCCAGATCACGGCCGACCAGGCCACCACCGGCCGCACTTCGACCCTGACCTTCACCAGCGTCACGCGAAACACTGGCGGCAGCGTCAATTTCACCGGCGGTGCCAGCGGGCTGGGAGCCAGCACGCGCAACCGCCTCGACATTGGCGGCCTGACGGATGGCTTCATCGGCGGCTGGGCCACCGTGGGCAGCGAGTTTGCCAAATACACCACCGACATCGACACGGTGACGGCTGGCAATCAAGGCAGCGTGAGTGCCTTCACCGCTGCTGACTACTCCACGCTGACCGAAGCGGATTGGACCGGCTCTTTGTACGTCAAACCCGCCGCCGATCAGACGCTGACCTCATCTCGCACCGCCGCATCGGCGAATCTCGGCCTCGGCATCGATCTCACGCTCGGCACGAACACACTCACGCTCGCCAGCGGCGGCTTGATCAAGCAAGGAGGGGCAGTGGGGAACAACAACGCCGCCAATCGCAGCACGATCTCCGGCGGCACGCTCACCGCAGGCACCACAGCAGGTGCGGAACTCTTTGTGCGTGTCACGGGAGCCAATCTGAACCTCACCTCCGCCATCGCTGACAACGTGGGTGGCAGCGTGAACCTCGTGAAGTCCGGTGCGGGCCTGCTCATCCTCGGCGGCACGAACACCTACACCGGCAAAACGTATCTCAACGAAGGCACCATCCAGGCGAACAACATCGCCCGCTTTGGCACCGGTGCAGGCCGCGAGCTCGTCTTCAATGGCGGCACCTTGCAATTCAGTGGCTCCTTTGATCCAAGCGCCATCACCACCACCTTCAATGGCAACGCCACCTTCGACACGCAGGCGAACTCCGTCACGCTCGCAAACCCAGTCGGCAATGGCGGCAGTGGCAGCGTCATCAAAGGCGGAACCGGCACGCTGATTTTCACCGCCGCGAACAACTACAGCGGCACCACCACCGTGAATGCGGGCACGCTGACTGTCGGCAGCGGCGGGGATGGCACCAGCGCCACGCAAGCAGGCACCATCGGTCGCACCGGCAGCGGAGTGACCACCTTGAACGCCACGTCCGTCATCACCGGCAGCGGCTTCATTCAAGGCGGCCTCACTTTCAATGGCGGCACGCTCCGTCCCGGCGATGCCGCCGGTTCTTCGCTCGGCACGTTGTGGGTGGGAGGAGATGCCACCTTCACCAGCGGTTCGTTGGACCTGCAAATCAGCACCGCCACGCTGAATGTCACCGCGCTGGCCAATCGCGAAGATCCCGGCTACGCGGCAGCTTTGGCGGCCCTCATCGGCAATTCATCGCTCGCTAACCCGATCGCGCTCACGCAGCACGATCACCTCGATGTTGCAGGAGCCTTCGATTGGGGCACCGGAGCCGGCCTCTCGACCGTTTTGAACAACGGCTACACACCCACCGCCGGAGATGTCTTCAATCTGCTCGATTGGACCCGCGTGCTGAATGCCGATCAAGTCAACGCAGGCATCGGTTTCCGCACCGGCAGCGAAACCGGCAGCGATCTGGCCCTTTTCGACCTCGGCGGTAGTTTTCTCTGGGATACCAGCCTGTGGGCCAGTCACGGCCTTCTCGTCATCACCGCACCGGAGCCGTCACGTGCACTCCTGCTGCTGTGCGGGCTGTTTTCAGCCCTGCTACGTCGTCGCCGGCCGCTTTGA
- a CDS encoding YezD family protein: protein MSQHITEPEVEPWIDIVRQKIEVMRFGSVQIIVHEGRVTQVESTEKTRLPDVVAPAPATKKK, encoded by the coding sequence ATGTCCCAACACATTACAGAACCTGAAGTCGAGCCATGGATCGACATCGTGCGCCAGAAGATCGAAGTCATGCGCTTCGGTTCGGTGCAGATCATCGTCCATGAAGGTCGAGTGACCCAGGTGGAGAGCACGGAGAAGACGCGTCTGCCCGATGTCGTCGCTCCTGCGCCTGCTACGAAGAAAAAGTAG
- a CDS encoding Rrf2 family transcriptional regulator — MKLTKRGEYALRTLIRLGIADRQGEGVISVSVLAEQERLPFKFLEAILFELKQAGYVESLRGKHGGARLAKPAKSIKMGEVVRLIDGKLAPIGCASETEYEKCSCPDEAHCGLRMLMIDVRNAIANILDRYTLEHVVEVTLRKQERQAATIRKTTAKKKTSKSLHADPADGFLAALLSPIT; from the coding sequence ATGAAGCTCACCAAACGTGGCGAATACGCCCTCCGCACCCTCATCCGTCTCGGCATCGCTGACCGGCAGGGAGAGGGCGTGATCTCGGTTTCCGTGCTCGCGGAGCAGGAGCGGCTACCGTTCAAGTTCCTCGAGGCGATCCTCTTTGAGTTAAAGCAGGCCGGTTATGTGGAAAGCCTGCGCGGCAAGCACGGCGGCGCTCGCCTCGCAAAGCCGGCGAAGTCCATCAAAATGGGCGAAGTCGTGCGGCTCATTGATGGCAAGCTTGCGCCCATCGGCTGCGCCAGCGAGACGGAGTATGAGAAGTGCTCCTGTCCTGATGAGGCACACTGTGGTCTGCGGATGCTCATGATCGACGTGCGCAATGCCATCGCGAACATCCTCGACCGCTACACGCTCGAACACGTCGTCGAGGTCACTCTGAGAAAGCAGGAGCGGCAGGCCGCCACGATACGAAAAACAACCGCCAAGAAAAAGACCTCCAAATCCCTCCACGCGGATCCCGCTGACGGCTTCCTCGCCGCGCTGCTCTCACCCATCACCTGA